From the genome of Arcobacter sp. F2176, one region includes:
- the rplJ gene encoding 50S ribosomal protein L10 — translation MTKQQKSEIVDFLTSEFKESQAIVVCDYKGLTHKQLEVLRKDARDNGTKVQVAKNTLVAVSVKNAELGDIELTGTNIFLWSEDQISACKVADKFASDNKDKFAIKSGIIEGKIADLATVNAFAKLPSREQLLGMLAATWMAPVTNFTIGLDALRKKKEEEAA, via the coding sequence ATGACTAAACAACAAAAATCAGAAATCGTTGATTTCTTAACTTCTGAATTCAAAGAGTCTCAAGCTATCGTAGTTTGTGATTATAAAGGATTAACTCATAAACAGTTAGAAGTATTAAGAAAAGACGCTAGAGATAATGGAACTAAAGTACAAGTTGCAAAAAATACTCTTGTTGCTGTTTCTGTAAAAAATGCTGAGTTAGGTGATATCGAATTAACTGGTACAAACATTTTCTTATGGTCTGAAGATCAAATCTCAGCTTGTAAAGTAGCTGATAAGTTTGCATCTGATAACAAAGATAAATTTGCTATCAAATCTGGTATCATTGAAGGTAAAATCGCTGATCTTGCTACTGTTAATGCATTTGCTAAGTTACCATCAAGAGAACAACTTCTTGGTATGCTTGCAGCTACATGGATGGCTCCAGTTACGAACTTTACTATTGGGCTTGATGCTCTTAGAAAGAAAAAAGAAGAAGAGGCTGCTTAA
- the rplK gene encoding 50S ribosomal protein L11, producing MAKKIAGVLKLQIPAGAANPSPPVGPALGQRGINIMEFCKAFNEKTKDKAGFSIPVEITYYTDKSFTFLVKQPPMTDLIKKISGVKKGSDNALKNKIGKLTKDQVMEIVDMKIKDLNTDDKEQAAKIVAGSARSMGIETEI from the coding sequence ATGGCTAAAAAAATAGCTGGTGTTTTAAAACTTCAAATTCCTGCTGGTGCTGCAAACCCATCACCACCTGTTGGTCCTGCATTAGGACAAAGAGGAATCAATATTATGGAATTTTGTAAAGCTTTCAATGAAAAAACTAAGGATAAAGCAGGGTTTAGTATTCCTGTTGAAATTACTTATTATACAGATAAAAGTTTTACATTTTTAGTTAAACAACCACCAATGACTGACTTAATTAAAAAAATTTCAGGTGTTAAAAAAGGTAGCGATAACGCACTTAAAAACAAAATTGGTAAATTAACTAAAGATCAAGTTATGGAAATCGTTGATATGAAAATCAAAGATTTAAATACTGATGATAAAGAACAAGCTGCAAAAATTGTTGCAGGTTCTGCTAGATCAATGGGAATTGAAACAGAAATTTAA
- the rpmG gene encoding 50S ribosomal protein L33: MAAVRIKIGLKCQESGDINYTTWKNPKTHTEKFEVNKYCPRLRKHTIHKEVKLKS; encoded by the coding sequence ATGGCAGCAGTTAGAATAAAAATCGGATTAAAATGTCAAGAAAGTGGAGATATTAACTACACTACTTGGAAAAACCCAAAAACTCATACTGAGAAATTTGAGGTTAACAAATATTGTCCAAGATTAAGAAAACACACTATTCATAAAGAAGTTAAGTTAAAGTCGTAA
- the rplL gene encoding 50S ribosomal protein L7/L12, with protein sequence MAISKEDVLEYISGLSVLELSELVKEFEEKFGVSAQPVAVAGGAVAAVESAEEQTEFNVVLVDAGDKKINVIKAIRALTGLGLKEAKAMSEEAGAIVKEGIGKEDAEAAKTELEAAGAKVELK encoded by the coding sequence ATGGCAATTTCTAAAGAAGACGTATTAGAATACATCTCTGGTTTATCTGTATTAGAGTTATCAGAATTAGTTAAAGAATTCGAAGAAAAATTTGGTGTATCTGCACAACCTGTTGCAGTTGCTGGTGGAGCTGTTGCAGCTGTAGAATCTGCTGAAGAACAAACAGAATTTAATGTTGTTCTTGTTGATGCAGGAGACAAAAAAATTAATGTTATTAAAGCAATTAGAGCATTAACTGGTCTTGGATTAAAAGAAGCAAAAGCTATGTCTGAAGAAGCTGGTGCAATCGTTAAAGAAGGTATCGGAAAAGAAGATGCAGAAGCAGCTAAAACTGAATTAGAAGCAGCTGGTGCAAAAGTAGAATTAAAATAA
- the rplA gene encoding 50S ribosomal protein L1, producing MAKVSKRYKSLLEKIEDKKYTLAEAVVCVKELKSAKFDESVEVALNLNVDPRHADQMIRGAVVLPHGTGKTVRVAVFAKGTKMDEAKAAGADIVGNDDLVESIQAGNIDFDVLIATPDCMGMVGKIGRILGPKGLMPNPKTGTVTMDVNKAVNDAKGGQVTYRVDKKGNMQAAVGKVSFSNEAIVENIKAFVGAINKAKPSTAKGRYVTNAAISLTMSPSISLEVLEVMDIKG from the coding sequence ATGGCAAAAGTTTCAAAAAGATATAAAAGTTTATTAGAAAAAATTGAAGATAAAAAATACACATTGGCAGAAGCAGTTGTTTGTGTAAAAGAATTAAAATCAGCTAAATTTGATGAAAGTGTTGAAGTTGCACTTAATCTTAATGTAGATCCAAGACACGCTGATCAAATGATTAGAGGTGCAGTTGTTCTTCCTCACGGTACTGGTAAAACTGTAAGAGTTGCAGTTTTTGCTAAGGGAACAAAAATGGATGAAGCAAAAGCAGCTGGTGCTGATATTGTTGGTAATGATGATTTAGTAGAATCAATTCAAGCTGGAAACATTGACTTTGATGTTTTAATAGCTACTCCTGATTGTATGGGAATGGTTGGTAAAATCGGTAGAATTTTAGGGCCAAAAGGTTTAATGCCTAATCCTAAAACTGGAACTGTTACAATGGATGTTAACAAAGCTGTTAATGATGCTAAAGGTGGTCAAGTTACATATAGAGTTGATAAAAAAGGTAATATGCAAGCAGCAGTTGGAAAAGTATCTTTTTCTAATGAAGCAATTGTAGAAAATATCAAAGCATTTGTAGGTGCAATTAATAAAGCAAAACCTTCAACTGCAAAAGGTAGATATGTTACTAATGCAGCAATTTCTTTAACTATGTCACCATCTATTTCATTAGAAGTATTAGAAGTTATGGATATTAAAGGGTAA
- the secE gene encoding preprotein translocase subunit SecE, whose translation MSKLKTYYKNAREEIGKVIFPIKEQIRSAYISVFVVVTVISLFLALIDAVMSFSLSSVIN comes from the coding sequence GTGAGTAAGTTAAAAACATATTATAAGAATGCAAGAGAAGAGATAGGAAAAGTAATTTTTCCAATTAAAGAACAAATTAGATCTGCTTATATTTCTGTATTTGTAGTAGTAACAGTTATTTCATTGTTTTTAGCTCTAATTGATGCTGTGATGTCTTTTAGCTTGTCTTCAGTAATAAACTAA
- the nusG gene encoding transcription termination/antitermination protein NusG, whose amino-acid sequence MAHLWYAIQTHSGSELTVKRALARLADEMADGKIAEVLVPTEDLIEVKKGNKTIVERPLYPAYAFAKIDLDTALWHRIQSMPKVGRFIGESKKPTPLSEKDINSILDKVNNRAAAKPKVSFDDGEMVRINEGPFANFNGIVEDFDIASGILKLNVSIFGRNTPVEISYTQVERVV is encoded by the coding sequence ATGGCACATTTATGGTATGCAATTCAAACTCACTCTGGTAGTGAATTAACAGTGAAAAGAGCACTAGCAAGATTAGCTGATGAAATGGCTGATGGTAAAATTGCTGAGGTATTAGTTCCAACAGAAGATTTAATCGAAGTAAAAAAAGGTAATAAAACAATTGTTGAAAGACCTTTATATCCAGCATATGCTTTTGCTAAAATTGATTTAGATACTGCTTTATGGCATAGAATTCAATCAATGCCAAAAGTTGGAAGATTCATTGGTGAGTCTAAAAAACCTACACCATTATCTGAAAAAGATATCAATTCTATTTTAGATAAAGTTAATAATAGAGCTGCTGCTAAACCAAAAGTTTCATTTGATGATGGTGAAATGGTTAGAATCAATGAAGGTCCATTTGCAAACTTTAATGGAATAGTTGAAGATTTTGATATAGCTTCAGGTATACTGAAATTAAATGTATCAATTTTTGGGAGAAATACTCCTGTAGAGATTTCTTATACACAAGTAGAAAGAGTAGTTTAA